The following proteins are co-located in the Bos indicus isolate NIAB-ARS_2022 breed Sahiwal x Tharparkar chromosome 8, NIAB-ARS_B.indTharparkar_mat_pri_1.0, whole genome shotgun sequence genome:
- the LOC109563346 gene encoding immunoglobulin-binding protein 1: MAAAEDELLLPRLPELFETSKQLLDEVEIAAEPTSSQIIQDKVFKGLDLLKKAAEMLSQLDLFSQNEDLEEIASTDLKYLMVPAFQGAFTMKQVSPSKRLDHLQWAREHFLNFLTQCQYYHVAKFELPKTKTNLAGNNTANSSMAYPSIIAMASQRQAKKERYKQKKEVEHRLSALKSAVESGQADDEHVREYYLLHLRRWIGISLEEIESIDQEIKILREKDSTHEASTSQSSHQDRPPMKPFVLTQNMAQAKVFGAGYPSLASMTVNDWYEQHRKFGALPDQGIATTMSEFKRAAQQQEDQEHEEEEDDEQAVCRAREWDDWKDTHPRGYGNRQNMG, encoded by the coding sequence ATGGCAGCAGCTGAAGACGAGTTACTGCTCCCGCGGCTCCCCGAGCTGTTCGAAACCAGCAAGCAGCTTTTGGATGAAGTGGAAATCGCAGCTGAACCCACCAGCTCCCAAATAATCCAAGATAAGGTGTTCAAGGGACTGGATCTCCTGAAGAAGGCTGCTGAAATGTTGTCACAGCTTGACTTGTTCAGCCAAAATGAAGATTTGGAGGAGATCGCGTCCACTGACCTGAAATACCTGATGGTGCCAGCATTTCAAGGAGCGTTCACCATGAAACAAGTCAGTCCCAGCAAGCGTCTAGATCATTTGCAGTGGGCTCGAGAACACTTCTTAAACTTCTTAACTCAGTGCCAGTACTATCACGTGGCAAAGTTTGAGCTGCCCAAAACCAAGACCAACTTAGCTGGAAATAACACTGCTAATTCCTCCATGGCCTATCCTAGCATCATTGCTATGGCATCTCAGAGACAGGCTAAAAAAGAGAGATACAAGCAGAAGAAGGAGGTGGAGCATAGGTTGTCTGCACTGAAATCTGCTGTGGAAAGTGGTCAAGCAGATGACGAGCATGTTCGTGAATATTACCTCCTTCACCTTCGAAGGTGGATTGGTATCAGCTTAGAAGAGATTGAGAGCATTGACCAGGAGATAAAGATCTTGAGAGAAAAAGACTCCACACACGAGGCATCAACTTCTCAGTCATCTCATCAGGACAGGCCTCCAATGAAACCGTTTGTTCTCACTCAGAACATGGCCCAagccaaagtatttggagctGGTTATCCAAGTCTGGCATCTATGACAGTGAATGACTGGTATGAACAGCATCGGAAATTTGGAGCGTTACCAGATCAGGGAATAGCCACGACAATGTCAGAGTTCAAAAGGGCAGCTCAGCAACAAGAAGATCAGGAGcatgaggaggaagaggatgatGAGCAGGCAGTGTGCAGAGCTCGAGAGTGGGATGACTGGAAGGACACCCATCCTAGAGGCTATGGCAACCGGCAGAACATGGGTTAG